A genomic segment from Vibrio panuliri encodes:
- a CDS encoding alpha/beta hydrolase gives MRQVSPKLEAWLENFNILVNQLVEGGFKPNATNAREGLANLTKGLVTDIPAVGWIQDDVVKGGEYAVPVRIYHPQPDQALPVLVYYHGGGHMAGSVTVYDPICRKLALATNHIVVAVEYRLAPECPYPAGVNDAYAVVQHLWKVLDERQVNYQPTLAIAGDSGGGALVATVSAKAQFDPNVSITKQVMIYPSLDYTMDSASMEENATGYLLQKGKIAWYFDNYFQNGEDRKQASPLYQPMTAQLPETLLFTAEFCPLRDEGIAYCEMAQAAGASVEHYHFNDMIHTFINMEDLVKEECQLTYQKISEFLNR, from the coding sequence ATGCGTCAAGTTAGTCCTAAATTAGAAGCGTGGTTAGAAAACTTCAATATTTTAGTCAATCAGTTGGTTGAAGGTGGCTTCAAACCCAATGCAACCAATGCTCGCGAAGGGCTGGCAAACCTCACTAAAGGTCTTGTCACCGATATTCCCGCGGTGGGTTGGATTCAAGATGACGTGGTGAAAGGCGGAGAGTATGCCGTTCCAGTCCGCATCTATCACCCGCAACCAGACCAGGCGCTACCTGTTTTGGTCTATTACCATGGCGGTGGACATATGGCGGGAAGCGTGACTGTCTATGACCCTATTTGCCGTAAACTCGCTCTGGCGACCAACCATATCGTCGTGGCAGTTGAGTATCGCCTTGCGCCTGAATGTCCATATCCGGCTGGCGTCAACGACGCATACGCAGTGGTACAACACCTTTGGAAAGTACTCGATGAACGTCAAGTAAACTATCAACCAACTCTCGCCATCGCGGGGGATTCTGGTGGTGGTGCTTTAGTGGCGACTGTCAGTGCAAAAGCGCAGTTCGATCCGAATGTCTCCATCACTAAACAGGTGATGATTTACCCAAGCCTCGATTACACAATGGACAGTGCTTCGATGGAAGAAAATGCGACTGGCTATCTACTGCAAAAAGGTAAGATTGCATGGTACTTCGACAACTACTTCCAAAATGGCGAAGATCGCAAGCAAGCATCACCACTGTACCAACCGATGACAGCACAGTTACCTGAAACTCTCCTATTTACCGCGGAATTCTGTCCGCTAAGAGACGAAGGTATCGCTTACTGTGAAATGGCCCAAGCCGCTGGCGCAAGCGTCGAGCACTATCACTTCAACGACATGATTCACACCTTCATTAATATGGAAGATCTGGTTAAAGAAGAGTGTCAGTTGACTTACCAAAAAATCAGCGAGTTTTTAAACCGCTAG
- a CDS encoding acyl CoA:acetate/3-ketoacid CoA transferase: MKIKVLTALQASNLINDGDRVILGGFIGAVVPEAIEKAVGERYLTTGHPNNLELYFTAGQGDGTDKATNHLSHPGMVKMACGGHWGLIPRLQQLANQEQIQGYNFPQGVIAQLLRDSAAGKPGTISHVGLGTFVDPRLGGGKINQVTEEDRVSVMNIDGEEFLFYKRINPNVALLRGTTADENGNITMEDECLFLENLAAAQLVTNLGGQVIVQVKQIVKAGELDPQQVRIPGIFVNAVVIAEPEQHMQTFAEAMNPAYCGRGQATEKTTNTRPLDAKKIIARRAAMELKQGAILNYGIGVPEVIAQVTDEEGITDQMIATVEPGAIGGTPAGGLSFGASAFPEAVITQDQMFDFYDGGGIDQAFLGLAECDQHGNLNVSKFGSKIAGCGGFINITQNAKQVFFCGTFTAGKMEIETGHGELKIIKDGHIQKLINQVQQITFSADIARRNHKPVLYITERAVFKLGNQTLELIEVAPGVDIEKDVLSQMAFKPVISPELKLMDARIFLDQPMGLTLSEEALTKQDKLKSQSVAA, from the coding sequence ATGAAAATAAAAGTGTTAACAGCCCTACAAGCTTCAAATCTAATTAATGATGGTGATAGAGTCATCCTTGGCGGTTTTATTGGCGCAGTTGTTCCTGAAGCGATCGAAAAAGCCGTTGGAGAACGCTATTTAACGACCGGTCATCCCAATAACCTCGAGCTTTATTTTACTGCAGGCCAAGGCGATGGTACCGACAAAGCAACCAATCACCTCTCCCACCCTGGTATGGTAAAAATGGCGTGTGGTGGTCATTGGGGGTTAATCCCAAGGTTACAGCAGCTAGCCAATCAAGAGCAGATCCAAGGGTACAACTTTCCACAAGGTGTCATCGCTCAACTATTACGCGACTCAGCAGCAGGCAAACCCGGCACTATCTCCCACGTGGGTTTAGGCACCTTTGTTGATCCTCGGCTAGGTGGCGGCAAGATCAACCAAGTGACCGAAGAAGATCGCGTCTCTGTTATGAATATCGACGGTGAAGAGTTTCTGTTCTACAAACGGATCAATCCCAATGTCGCGCTATTGCGTGGTACGACTGCGGATGAGAATGGCAACATTACCATGGAAGATGAGTGCCTGTTCCTCGAAAACCTTGCCGCTGCCCAGTTAGTCACCAATCTAGGCGGCCAAGTCATCGTACAAGTGAAGCAAATCGTTAAAGCTGGCGAATTAGACCCGCAGCAGGTTCGTATTCCTGGCATCTTTGTTAACGCCGTGGTGATTGCCGAGCCAGAACAGCACATGCAGACTTTTGCCGAAGCGATGAACCCTGCTTATTGCGGTCGTGGACAAGCAACCGAGAAGACAACAAACACTCGGCCTTTAGATGCTAAAAAGATCATTGCGCGTCGCGCGGCAATGGAGCTTAAACAAGGTGCAATTCTAAACTACGGTATTGGCGTACCAGAGGTCATCGCTCAAGTCACTGACGAAGAGGGCATTACCGACCAAATGATCGCAACCGTTGAACCTGGAGCAATTGGGGGAACACCAGCAGGTGGGTTAAGTTTTGGCGCATCAGCATTCCCAGAAGCCGTCATTACGCAAGATCAAATGTTTGATTTTTATGATGGTGGCGGAATTGACCAAGCGTTCTTAGGGCTAGCTGAGTGCGATCAACACGGTAACTTAAACGTTTCTAAATTTGGCAGCAAAATAGCGGGCTGTGGTGGATTTATCAATATCACCCAAAATGCCAAGCAAGTCTTTTTCTGTGGCACATTCACCGCAGGAAAAATGGAAATCGAAACCGGTCATGGTGAGTTAAAAATAATCAAAGATGGTCACATTCAAAAGCTTATCAACCAAGTACAACAAATTACATTTTCCGCAGACATCGCAAGACGTAATCACAAGCCGGTGCTTTACATCACCGAACGTGCGGTGTTTAAGCTTGGTAATCAAACCCTTGAACTGATTGAAGTAGCTCCTGGCGTGGATATCGAAAAAGACGTACTTAGCCAAATGGCGTTTAAACCTGTCATTAGCCCAGAGCTTAAGTTGATGGATGCGCGCATCTTCTTAGACCAACCAATGGGACTCACCCTCAGCGAAGAAGCGCTAACGAAGCAAGACAAACTCAAATCGCAAAGTGTCGCCGCTTAA
- a CDS encoding MaoC family dehydratase: MSYSIDQLELGQSAHFEKTISESDIQMFCGISGDINPVHVSQIAGQKSIFGNRVAHGIMVSGLTSAVLGMQLPGPGTIYLGQELKFTAPVYIGDTIRAEVEIIEINREKNIVKLATRSINQNNKIVIEGMATVMPPKH; encoded by the coding sequence ATGAGTTATTCCATCGACCAGCTTGAGCTGGGACAAAGTGCACACTTTGAAAAAACCATTAGCGAATCTGATATCCAAATGTTTTGTGGTATCAGCGGCGATATTAACCCGGTACATGTTAGCCAAATTGCTGGACAAAAGAGTATTTTCGGCAATCGCGTAGCACATGGAATTATGGTGTCAGGCTTAACCTCTGCGGTACTTGGCATGCAACTGCCCGGCCCTGGGACAATTTACTTAGGGCAAGAACTGAAATTTACCGCTCCGGTATACATCGGCGATACCATTCGCGCCGAAGTTGAAATTATTGAAATCAATCGCGAGAAAAATATCGTCAAACTGGCCACTCGCAGCATTAATCAGAATAACAAAATCGTTATTGAGGGCATGGCAACCGTTATGCCGCCAAAGCATTAA
- the fabV gene encoding enoyl-ACP reductase FabV: MIIKPIIQGVVARSAHPTGCHQAVLNQIDYVMHAPQITQGPKKVLVLGASSGFGLASRISLAFGGAQADTIGVSFERGPSDKGVGTAGWYNNIYFRQEAEKQGLIAKNFVGDAFSSDMRNQVIDYIKNEFGGQVDLVVYSLATGVRPNPETGELWRSAIKTSGEPVVGPTINIEKDCLESMEVGTATAEEMDSTIKVMGGEDWQSWIDMLAESNVLAQGCKTVAYSYVGPEVTYPIYHKGTLGSAKAHLHRTADQLNQTLNQLGGEAYVSVCKALVTKASVFIPAFSPYILSLFKVMKEKGTHEGCIEQMQRLFAQRLYMPSVPVDDARLIRIDDWELEPETQQQVKTLMAQMTADNFSQIGDYNGYKLDFLQLNGFGFSEVDYDAPVDVNKLALLQP, from the coding sequence ATGATTATTAAACCTATCATTCAAGGTGTTGTTGCCCGCTCTGCGCATCCAACAGGTTGCCACCAAGCAGTACTGAACCAAATCGATTACGTTATGCATGCGCCACAAATAACCCAAGGACCAAAAAAAGTATTGGTGCTCGGTGCCTCTTCTGGATTCGGCTTAGCATCACGCATTAGTCTCGCCTTCGGCGGCGCTCAAGCCGACACGATTGGCGTCTCTTTTGAGCGTGGTCCAAGCGATAAAGGGGTTGGAACCGCAGGGTGGTATAACAATATATACTTCCGCCAAGAGGCCGAAAAACAAGGATTGATTGCCAAAAACTTTGTTGGCGATGCCTTCTCTAGCGACATGCGCAACCAAGTTATCGATTACATTAAAAATGAATTTGGTGGTCAGGTTGATTTGGTAGTTTACAGCTTAGCCACAGGCGTAAGACCAAATCCAGAAACCGGTGAACTTTGGCGCTCGGCAATCAAAACCTCAGGAGAGCCAGTTGTCGGACCAACCATCAATATCGAAAAAGACTGCTTAGAGTCTATGGAAGTGGGCACTGCCACCGCAGAAGAGATGGATTCAACGATTAAGGTCATGGGCGGCGAAGATTGGCAAAGTTGGATTGATATGCTGGCAGAGTCGAATGTGCTTGCCCAAGGCTGCAAAACTGTCGCCTATTCGTATGTCGGTCCTGAGGTCACCTACCCAATCTACCACAAAGGCACATTGGGCAGCGCTAAAGCGCATTTGCATCGTACCGCAGATCAACTCAACCAAACGCTTAACCAACTTGGTGGAGAGGCTTATGTGTCGGTATGTAAGGCGTTAGTCACTAAAGCGAGTGTGTTTATTCCTGCATTCTCGCCGTACATTCTCTCGCTATTTAAAGTGATGAAAGAGAAAGGCACTCACGAAGGCTGTATTGAGCAGATGCAGCGCTTATTTGCTCAGCGCCTCTATATGCCAAGCGTTCCTGTCGATGATGCTCGTTTAATTCGCATTGATGACTGGGAGTTGGAGCCAGAAACTCAGCAACAAGTTAAAACTCTGATGGCCCAAATGACTGCCGATAATTTCAGCCAGATTGGCGACTACAATGGCTATAAACTCGATTTTCTCCAACTCAATGGGTTTGGTTTTAGTGAAGTCGATTACGATGCCCCCGTTGACGTCAACAAGCTCGCTTTATTACAACCGTAA
- a CDS encoding MFS transporter produces MNKKHLIEITIFLTYALFAMSWVAGSMMTTDIMSYYNIDGMAAATWMTNAITIAKIIGNLAAAWLLVKMGPKKAFAVASLLIVAGAIGAFASNYPLYVFSRLVMGFGGAFAIVYFNPIVIKYFSAEERPLINGINAAAFNMGNLLALLFTGSMLASLGSWQNVILAISAISLAILIVWWFISDDFSLSSTADNKEQAAYTLKDGMKESVNWWLPIAYSGLLFCYISVFALFPLVPSFAAEAKYLSSIMIGAGMVGTIAGIIAAKRYPLRVPVIRYCGLAMTAFAALMITTGSATIAYGAAFMAGFFMFVPMTSLVTLPQELPNMTPGRITVIFGMFWSISYTIETILMYFAGVIADTTGNIAYAATFAVICSSTFFLASFFLPETGKKPEVINATTKNA; encoded by the coding sequence ATGAACAAGAAACATCTTATCGAGATAACGATATTTCTCACCTATGCATTATTCGCCATGTCTTGGGTAGCAGGTTCAATGATGACCACAGACATCATGTCCTACTACAACATCGATGGTATGGCGGCGGCAACTTGGATGACCAACGCAATTACCATTGCCAAAATCATCGGTAACTTAGCTGCAGCTTGGCTGCTGGTAAAAATGGGCCCGAAAAAAGCCTTTGCGGTTGCTTCTCTGCTCATCGTAGCGGGCGCGATTGGCGCATTTGCATCAAACTATCCATTGTATGTCTTTTCCCGCTTGGTAATGGGTTTTGGCGGTGCATTCGCCATCGTTTACTTCAACCCAATTGTGATCAAGTACTTCTCTGCTGAAGAGCGCCCGTTAATCAATGGTATTAACGCCGCAGCTTTTAACATGGGTAACCTGCTTGCACTGCTTTTCACAGGTTCAATGTTGGCAAGTCTGGGCAGTTGGCAAAACGTTATTCTTGCTATTTCTGCCATTAGCTTAGCGATTCTAATCGTTTGGTGGTTTATCAGTGATGATTTCTCACTATCAAGCACCGCAGACAACAAAGAACAAGCGGCTTATACCTTAAAAGATGGAATGAAAGAATCCGTTAACTGGTGGCTACCAATCGCCTACTCCGGTCTATTGTTCTGCTATATCTCAGTTTTCGCACTGTTCCCGCTAGTACCAAGCTTTGCGGCTGAAGCCAAATACCTCTCTTCGATTATGATTGGTGCAGGTATGGTCGGCACAATCGCCGGGATTATCGCGGCTAAGCGTTACCCTCTACGCGTACCTGTGATTCGCTACTGTGGCTTGGCGATGACCGCCTTTGCAGCATTAATGATCACCACCGGCAGTGCGACTATTGCCTACGGCGCTGCATTTATGGCGGGATTCTTTATGTTCGTACCAATGACCTCGCTAGTGACGCTCCCACAAGAGCTACCTAACATGACACCAGGGCGCATTACGGTGATCTTCGGTATGTTCTGGTCAATCTCATACACCATAGAAACAATACTGATGTACTTTGCCGGTGTGATTGCAGATACCACAGGTAACATTGCTTATGCGGCCACCTTTGCGGTCATTTGCTCGTCAACTTTCTTCCTTGCCAGTTTCTTCTTACCAGAAACCGGTAAGAAACCTGAAGTCATCAACGCAACAACTAAAAATGCTTAA